Proteins encoded in a region of the Coffea eugenioides isolate CCC68of chromosome 4, Ceug_1.0, whole genome shotgun sequence genome:
- the LOC113768603 gene encoding E3 ubiquitin-protein ligase SIS3, producing MAIRGVDFKWYDGFFLSMLATSIIIVAINWKRYHLCTYPLHIWIVADYTTVFVFRLLMFVDNGLAAGMGLDFGPQQRHARFCGRTVVLSILALLLYPFLWVWTIIGTLWFTSARNCLPEEGQKWGFLIWLLFSYCGLVCIACMSMGKWLTRRQAHLLRAQQGIPISEFGVLVDMIRVPDWAFEAAGQEMRGMGQDAAAYQPGLYLTPAQREAVEALIQELPKFRLKAVPTDCSECPICLEEFHVGNEVRGLPCAHNFHVECIDEWLRLNVKCPRCRCSVFPNLDLSALSNIRADSERSSSHVVTTTPYVRTQPSSQRYLLRLQGLLRPIRTENAEPVAEADIALDTAENGRMAVATQGQADSERVEVLVEHSSHQQ from the exons ATGGCGATCAGAGGTGTCGATTTTAAGTG GTATGATGGATTCTTTTTGTCAATGCTAGCTACTAGTAT AATAATTGTGGCAATCAATTGGAAGAGATACCATCTCTGTACATACCCGTTGCACATATGGATTGTG GCTGACTACACAACTGTATTTGTATTTCGGCTACTGATGTTTGTAGATAATGGCCTTGCTGCTGGAATGGGATT GGATTTTGGTCCACAGCAGAGACATGCTCGTTTCTGTGGAAGAACAGTAGTTCTCTCAATTCTTGCTCTGTTGCTTTATCCCTTTCTCTGGGTCTGGACTATTATTGGGACCCTATGGTTCACCAGTGCCAGAAACTGC TTGCCAGAAGAAGGCCAGAAATGGGGCTTTCTAATTTGGCTGCTCTTCAGCTACTGCGGACTTGTTTGCATAGCTTGCATGTCAATGGGAAag TGGTTGACAAGAAGGCAAGCACATCTATTACGTGCTCAACAGGGCATACCTATTTCAGAATTTGGA GTTTTGGTTGACATGATCCGGGTGCCAGATTGGGCTTTTGAAGCAGCTGGCCAAGAAATGCGGGGAATGGGCCAAGATGCTGCTGCATATCAACCTGGACTTTACCTGACTCCTGCTCAG AGAGAAGCTGTTGAGGCACTCATTCAGGAACTCCCAAAGTTCAGGTTGAAGGCTGTTCCAACTGATTGCAGTGAGTGCCCTATTTGTCTAGAAGAGTTCCATGTCGGCAATGAG GTTAGAGGCCTTCCATGTGCTCACAACTTTCATGTAGAATGCATTGATGAATGGCTTCGGCTTAATGTTAAATGCCCTAGATGTCGTTGCTCCGTTTTTCCAAACCTTGACCTTAGTGCACTATCCAACATTCGTGCTGATTCAGAACGATCATCTTCTCATGTTGTGACAACCACCCCGTATGTAAGAACTCAACCATCTAGCCAGAGATATCTGCTGAGATTACAAGGGCTTCTCCGTCCAATTCGCACAGAAAATGCAGAACCTGTCGCTGAGGCAGATATTGCTCTGGACACTGCTGAAAATGGAAGAATGGCTGTTGCAACTCAAGGCCAAGCAGATTCAGAGCGTGTAGAAGTGCTGGTTGAACACTCCTCCCATCAGCAATAA
- the LOC113768017 gene encoding uncharacterized protein LOC113768017, whose amino-acid sequence MLVTTFASKTTLPPQIPSPSPLPEPKNLHNPLQPFTRRDLLTSLSFTLLPFFTSPQINNHDNFDAFSVQVSQARGLFQMPPFRLSNRYFLVRAGESEYESLGIINTNPVAKTSVDSGLSKEGKKQTAKAALALKAMGACEANCWIWPSITQRAYQAAEIIAAVNGISRSHIVPEYSFLDARGLGAYEGKNLDSISEVYASDSLSPNIKPPPIDDGTPNESVSDVFVRVTQLMSILETQYSEDTVIIVSPDSDNLTILQAGLVGLDLRRHRDLSFGPGEVRFVDTSSIPTYKQPASAVYKCVNPPNCS is encoded by the exons ATGCTAGTAACGACCTTTGCCTCCAAAACCACATTGCCACCACAAATTCCTTCCCCTTCTCCCCTTCCAGAACCCAAGAATCTCCACAATCCCCTTCAACCCTTTACCCGCAGGGACCTCTTAACCTCCCTTTCGTTCACTCTCCTTCCATTCTTCACTTCTCCCCAGATAAATAATCATGATAACTTTGACGCCTTTTCAGTACAAGTTTCACAGGCTCGTGGTCTTTTCCAAATGCCCCCTTTTCGTCTTAGCAACAG GTACTTCTTAGTTAGAGCTGGGGAGTCAGAATACGAGAGTTTGGGGATAATTAATACGAACCCGGTTGCTAAAACGTCAGTGGATAGTGGGTTATCAAAGGAAGGGAAGAAGCAGACAGCTAAGGCTGCTTTAGCACTAAAAGCAATGGGAGCTTGTGAAGCAAATTGCTGGATATGGCCCTCTATTACTCAAAGGGCTTATCAGGCTGCTGAGATTATCGCTGCTGTTAATGGAATTAGTAGAAG CCATATAGTCCCGGAGTACAGCTTCTTGGATGCTCGTGGACTGGGAGCATATGAAGGGAAGAACTTGGATTCTATATCAGAA GTATATGCATCAGATAGTCTTTCTCCAAATATCAAGCCACCACCTATTGATGATGGAACACCAAATGAAAGTGTCTCAGACGTGTTTGTTCGTGTGACACAGCTCATGTCAATACTCGAAACACAATACTCTGAGGACACAGTCATTATCGTTTCTCCAGATTCTGACAACTTGACAATCCTACAAGCTGGTTTAGTTGGGCTTGATCTCCGAAG GCACAGGGATCTTTCTTTTGGGCCAGGTGAAGTCAGATTTGTTGACACTAGCAGCATACCTACTTATAAGCAGCCTGCATCCGCTGTGTATAAGTGCGTAAACCCTCCAAATTGTTCTTGA